In Vanessa atalanta chromosome 3, ilVanAtal1.2, whole genome shotgun sequence, one genomic interval encodes:
- the LOC125077103 gene encoding BRCA2-interacting transcriptional repressor EMSY isoform X2 has product MWPMLLNMTRDECRRTLRRLELEAYSNMISVFRAQGALEDNRKKLLEELRAVLHISNDRHSAEARRVSNDELLATIAEQLAGPNTGLGWITEGRRLIPLMPRGIAQTMYTEIADKAAEAAAAENREIKNRIETEKLIAPKSNEEEMPDHEGQTAEGSQSNEMMDEMSYPPIAMEDNTAKIWETELICRKRKIAEGGTFPDDSSTPVKNMRNIPLNTNQKHLNLSQVYSRYSQPATSKSSGHSKHSYNQVSKVSTSKSSQPHAARSIKHRSHKQSSKSTTQASLKAQRKTQEQSMSPSRQYNSGQQADYSGPPGSFQASYAQSILGSKTKTDYLDEIKPKVLSSPSMVSDSPTMQLLTQPATVPHELAVSDSAHPDDPSSLQAQATPVTKHSVSGKPCQLIIKKRGEVTTDKKVQMSEFKVIQKPTDEVKFLSNRQMVVSPSPAHKSFNASSKIVTTKVIGSLPKSRTSHTPVLQSDKMIVVSKSSIENRLTNSKVIINSSVNATPTKDSIHSIANSIANKTTETLTPKGIPATDLKVSAKTFVVNPKSGQKMVVLPAKACKEGQLPLFHFKGIPTNMKLVSVSSHNSQATKSPAINVLSNPTVVSAIPSSAKIVGVEPIKTANMADIVPVKGLTPPIPTSKISNPIIRPMNTKGNIIVVQKGATLGKTLTFTKNGNDVSKIIMGKNVNKLLQTTKSDQVDASKSGNVIVLELNNEQTGRTTTMSEILCSRNSNAACTPEKDPNIDQEITQETPVLFENQITPEICNTSSLDSSTSLQEIDRLDQSTVGIIEKSEKEKSDFIKDTDGVKETSSVTDWEMELDTTPGKSKDDVDKLNSLHLDLGMSSDSENEYMVDSHEAKTQHLAAERMQTETPTDESLMAGDDEFPSEGKREARQGDVLDDQLSRLLGEDSANSTDSQTVSESLPIDKNEQ; this is encoded by the exons ATGTGGCCTATGCTTCTTAATATGACACGCGACGAATGTCGTCGGACGCTTAGAAGACTcg AATTGGAAGCCTACTCGAATATGATAAGTGTATTCAGAGCACAAGGAGCATTAGAAGACAACAGAAAAAAGTTGCTTGAGGAACTACGCGCCGTTTTGCACATTAGCAATGATCGACATAGCGCCGAGGCGCGTCGCGTGTCTAATGACGAACTCTTAGCTACTATTGCTGAACA ACTAGCTGGTCCTAACACAGGCCTAGGATGGATAACCGAGGGAAGAAGATTAATACCGCTCATGCCCAGAGGTATCGCACAGACAATGTATACAGAAATAGCAGATAAAGCGGCAGAAGCTGCAGCAGCAGAAAACAGAGAAATCAAAAATAGAATTGAGACTGAGAAATTAATAGCACCTAAGTCAAATGAAGAGGAAATGCCAGATCATGAAGGTCAAACGGCTGAAGGGTCCCAATCCAATGAAATGATGGATGAGATGTCTTATCCACCTATTGCCATGGAAGATAATACTGCCAAA ATTTGGGAAACTGAACTAATTTGTCGTAAAAGAAAAATAGCAGAAGGGGGCACTTTTCCTGATGATTCATCAACGCCAGTTaaaaatatgagaaacataCCATTGAACACAAATCAAAAACATCTTAATTTGTCACAAGTTTATTCAAGATATTCACAGCCAGCAACAA GTAAATCATCGGGTCATTCTAAACATTCATACAATCAAGTAAGCAAAGTTTCAACAAGTAAATCCAGCCAACCTCATGCAGCTCGATCAATAAAACATAGATCCCATAAACAGAGTTCTAAAAGTACAACACAAGCTTCCCTGAAAGCACAAAGAAAAACTCAGGAACAATCAATGTCACCCAGTAGACAATATAATTCAGGCCAACAAGCAGATTACTCAGGACCACCTGGATCTTTTCAAGCAAGCTATGCTCAATCAATATTAGGAAGTAAAACGAAAACAGACTACTTAGATGAAATTAAACCTAAAGTACTTTCATCTCCCAGTATGGTGTCAGATTCACCCACAATGCAGCTTTTGACCCAACCTGCAACTGTGCCTCATGAGTTGGCAGTTTCAGACAGTGCTCACCCTGATGATCCATCGTCATTGCAGGCTCAAGCTACCCCTGTGACAAAGCATTCTGTGAGCGGTAAGCCCTGCCAACTTATAATCAAAAAACGCGGAGAAGTCACTACTGATAAAAAAGTACAAATGTCTGAATTTAAAGTCATACAAAAGCCTACTGACGAAGTTAAGTTTCTATCAAATAGACAAATGGTTGTATCTCCGAGTCCTGCACATAAATCCTTTAATGCAAGCAGCAAAATTGTAACAACAAAAGTCATTGGGTCACTTCCGAAATCACGAACATCACACACTCCCGTTTTACAATCAGACAAAATGATTGTCGTTTCGAAATCGTCAATCGAAAACAGATTGACTAATTCGAAAGTTATTATCAATTCCTCAGTGAATGCAACACCTACTAAGGATAGTATACATAGTATAGCAAATAGCATAGCAAATAAAACAACTGAAACCTTGACTCCAAAAGGAATCCCAGCTACAGATTTGAAAGTGTCTGCAAAAACTTTTGTCGTAAATCCGAAATCGGGTCAAAAAATGGTCGTACTACCCGCAAAGGCTTGTAAAGAAGGACAACTTccgttatttcattttaaaggaATACCCACAAACATGAAATTAGTTTCGGTAAGTTCGCATAATTCTCAAGCCACAAAGTCGCCTGCAATCAATGTTTTATCTAACCCGACAGTTGTAAGTGCGATACCTTCAAGCGCAAAAATTGTTGGAGTAGAACCAATAAAAACCGCCAATATGGCAGATATTGTTCCTGTAAAAGGCCTAACGCCACCTATTCCAACTTCCAAAATAAGTAATCCTATAATTAGACCTATGAATACTAAAGGCAACATTATAGTGGTCCAGAAAGGAGCCACTTTAGGTAAAACCCTCACATTTACCAAGAATGGAAATGATGTGTCTAAAATAATTATGGggaaaaatgtaaacaaactgTTGCAAACAACAAAATCAGATCAAGTCGACGCATCTAAATCGggtaatgttattgttttggaattaaataatgaacaaaCAGGCCGAACAACAACTATGTCTGAGATATTATGCAGTCGCAACAGTAATGCTGCTTGTACTCCAGAAAAGGACCCAAACATTGATCAAGAGATCACTCAGGAAACTCCAGTGTTGTTCGAAAACCAAATAACACCAGAAATATGTAACACAAGCAGCTTAGATTCATCAACTAGTTTACAAGAAATAGATAGATTAGACCAATCTACCGTAGGTATAATAGAAAAAAGTGAAAAGGAAAAGTCTGATTTTATTAAGGACACAGACGGCGTCAAAGAAACATCGAGTGTTACAGACTGGGAAATGGAATTAGATACTACTCCTGGCAAAAGTAAAGACGACGTCGACAAATTAAACTCCTTACACTTAGATCTTGGCATGTCCAGTGACAGCGAAAACGAATACATGGTAGATAGTCATGAAGCGAAAACTCAACACTTAGCCGCAGAAAGAATGCAAACAGAGACACCGACAG ACGAGAGCTTGATGGCGGGTGATGATGAGTTTCCTTCGGAGGGTAAGAGAGAAGCTCGCCAGGGCGACGTACTCGACGATCAACTCAGTCGACTCCTAGGCGAAGACTCGGCTAACTCGACTGACTCACAAACTGTAAGTGAAAGTTTGCCTATAGATAAAAATGAGCAATAA
- the LOC125077103 gene encoding BRCA2-interacting transcriptional repressor EMSY isoform X1 produces MWPMLLNMTRDECRRTLRRLELEAYSNMISVFRAQGALEDNRKKLLEELRAVLHISNDRHSAEARRVSNDELLATIAEQLAGPNTGLGWITEGRRLIPLMPRGIAQTMYTEIADKAAEAAAAENREIKNRIETEKLIAPKSNEEEMPDHEGQTAEGSQSNEMMDEMSYPPIAMEDNTAKIWETELICRKRKIAEGGTFPDDSSTPVKNMRNIPLNTNQKHLNLSQVYSRYSQPATSKSSGHSKHSYNQVSKVSTSKSSQPHAARSIKHRSHKQSSKSTTQASLKAQRKTQEQSMSPSRQYNSGQQADYSGPPGSFQASYAQSILGSKTKTDYLDEIKPKVLSSPSMVSDSPTMQLLTQPATVPHELAVSDSAHPDDPSSLQAQATPVTKHSVSGKPCQLIIKKRGEVTTDKKVQMSEFKVIQKPTDEVKFLSNRQMVVSPSPAHKSFNASSKIVTTKVIGSLPKSRTSHTPVLQSDKMIVVSKSSIENRLTNSKVIINSSVNATPTKDSIHSIANSIANKTTETLTPKGIPATDLKVSAKTFVVNPKSGQKMVVLPAKACKEGQLPLFHFKGIPTNMKLVSVSSHNSQATKSPAINVLSNPTVVSAIPSSAKIVGVEPIKTANMADIVPVKGLTPPIPTSKISNPIIRPMNTKGNIIVVQKGATLGKTLTFTKNGNDVSKIIMGKNVNKLLQTTKSDQVDASKSGNVIVLELNNEQTGRTTTMSEILCSRNSNAACTPEKDPNIDQEITQETPVLFENQITPEICNTSSLDSSTSLQEIDRLDQSTVGIIEKSEKEKSDFIKDTDGVKETSSVTDWEMELDTTPGKSKDDVDKLNSLHLDLGMSSDSENEYMVDSHEAKTQHLAAERMQTETPTGDNIERYSNSSALSRTTRTLLSQLQDDGSSSNDSSFAIKSKCLSKIQDIDIKIDKSESEALSKARAKLSEKVAEAKSQQRRIDIYSTAITTSEINLDSFSYLDESLMAGDDEFPSEGKREARQGDVLDDQLSRLLGEDSANSTDSQTVSESLPIDKNEQ; encoded by the exons ATGTGGCCTATGCTTCTTAATATGACACGCGACGAATGTCGTCGGACGCTTAGAAGACTcg AATTGGAAGCCTACTCGAATATGATAAGTGTATTCAGAGCACAAGGAGCATTAGAAGACAACAGAAAAAAGTTGCTTGAGGAACTACGCGCCGTTTTGCACATTAGCAATGATCGACATAGCGCCGAGGCGCGTCGCGTGTCTAATGACGAACTCTTAGCTACTATTGCTGAACA ACTAGCTGGTCCTAACACAGGCCTAGGATGGATAACCGAGGGAAGAAGATTAATACCGCTCATGCCCAGAGGTATCGCACAGACAATGTATACAGAAATAGCAGATAAAGCGGCAGAAGCTGCAGCAGCAGAAAACAGAGAAATCAAAAATAGAATTGAGACTGAGAAATTAATAGCACCTAAGTCAAATGAAGAGGAAATGCCAGATCATGAAGGTCAAACGGCTGAAGGGTCCCAATCCAATGAAATGATGGATGAGATGTCTTATCCACCTATTGCCATGGAAGATAATACTGCCAAA ATTTGGGAAACTGAACTAATTTGTCGTAAAAGAAAAATAGCAGAAGGGGGCACTTTTCCTGATGATTCATCAACGCCAGTTaaaaatatgagaaacataCCATTGAACACAAATCAAAAACATCTTAATTTGTCACAAGTTTATTCAAGATATTCACAGCCAGCAACAA GTAAATCATCGGGTCATTCTAAACATTCATACAATCAAGTAAGCAAAGTTTCAACAAGTAAATCCAGCCAACCTCATGCAGCTCGATCAATAAAACATAGATCCCATAAACAGAGTTCTAAAAGTACAACACAAGCTTCCCTGAAAGCACAAAGAAAAACTCAGGAACAATCAATGTCACCCAGTAGACAATATAATTCAGGCCAACAAGCAGATTACTCAGGACCACCTGGATCTTTTCAAGCAAGCTATGCTCAATCAATATTAGGAAGTAAAACGAAAACAGACTACTTAGATGAAATTAAACCTAAAGTACTTTCATCTCCCAGTATGGTGTCAGATTCACCCACAATGCAGCTTTTGACCCAACCTGCAACTGTGCCTCATGAGTTGGCAGTTTCAGACAGTGCTCACCCTGATGATCCATCGTCATTGCAGGCTCAAGCTACCCCTGTGACAAAGCATTCTGTGAGCGGTAAGCCCTGCCAACTTATAATCAAAAAACGCGGAGAAGTCACTACTGATAAAAAAGTACAAATGTCTGAATTTAAAGTCATACAAAAGCCTACTGACGAAGTTAAGTTTCTATCAAATAGACAAATGGTTGTATCTCCGAGTCCTGCACATAAATCCTTTAATGCAAGCAGCAAAATTGTAACAACAAAAGTCATTGGGTCACTTCCGAAATCACGAACATCACACACTCCCGTTTTACAATCAGACAAAATGATTGTCGTTTCGAAATCGTCAATCGAAAACAGATTGACTAATTCGAAAGTTATTATCAATTCCTCAGTGAATGCAACACCTACTAAGGATAGTATACATAGTATAGCAAATAGCATAGCAAATAAAACAACTGAAACCTTGACTCCAAAAGGAATCCCAGCTACAGATTTGAAAGTGTCTGCAAAAACTTTTGTCGTAAATCCGAAATCGGGTCAAAAAATGGTCGTACTACCCGCAAAGGCTTGTAAAGAAGGACAACTTccgttatttcattttaaaggaATACCCACAAACATGAAATTAGTTTCGGTAAGTTCGCATAATTCTCAAGCCACAAAGTCGCCTGCAATCAATGTTTTATCTAACCCGACAGTTGTAAGTGCGATACCTTCAAGCGCAAAAATTGTTGGAGTAGAACCAATAAAAACCGCCAATATGGCAGATATTGTTCCTGTAAAAGGCCTAACGCCACCTATTCCAACTTCCAAAATAAGTAATCCTATAATTAGACCTATGAATACTAAAGGCAACATTATAGTGGTCCAGAAAGGAGCCACTTTAGGTAAAACCCTCACATTTACCAAGAATGGAAATGATGTGTCTAAAATAATTATGGggaaaaatgtaaacaaactgTTGCAAACAACAAAATCAGATCAAGTCGACGCATCTAAATCGggtaatgttattgttttggaattaaataatgaacaaaCAGGCCGAACAACAACTATGTCTGAGATATTATGCAGTCGCAACAGTAATGCTGCTTGTACTCCAGAAAAGGACCCAAACATTGATCAAGAGATCACTCAGGAAACTCCAGTGTTGTTCGAAAACCAAATAACACCAGAAATATGTAACACAAGCAGCTTAGATTCATCAACTAGTTTACAAGAAATAGATAGATTAGACCAATCTACCGTAGGTATAATAGAAAAAAGTGAAAAGGAAAAGTCTGATTTTATTAAGGACACAGACGGCGTCAAAGAAACATCGAGTGTTACAGACTGGGAAATGGAATTAGATACTACTCCTGGCAAAAGTAAAGACGACGTCGACAAATTAAACTCCTTACACTTAGATCTTGGCATGTCCAGTGACAGCGAAAACGAATACATGGTAGATAGTCATGAAGCGAAAACTCAACACTTAGCCGCAGAAAGAATGCAAACAGAGACACCGACAG gTGATAACATCGAACGATATAGCAATTCGAGTGCTCTGTCTCGAACTACGAGAACACTACTTAGTCAGCTCCAGGATGACGGTTCATCAAGTAACGATTCGTCATTCGCAATTAAATCGAAATGTTTGAGTAAAATACAGGATATTGATATCAAAATTGACAAGTCTGAGTCTGAGGCGCTTTCGAAAGCCAGGGCAAAACTTTCGGAAAAAGTGGCAGAGGCAAAGTCACAGCAGAGACGGATAGATATTTATAGTACAGCCATAACAACGTCGGAGATTAATTTAGATTCGTTTTCGTATCTAGACGAGAGCTTGATGGCGGGTGATGATGAGTTTCCTTCGGAGGGTAAGAGAGAAGCTCGCCAGGGCGACGTACTCGACGATCAACTCAGTCGACTCCTAGGCGAAGACTCGGCTAACTCGACTGACTCACAAACTGTAAGTGAAAGTTTGCCTATAGATAAAAATGAGCAATAA